A single genomic interval of Sphingobacteriales bacterium harbors:
- a CDS encoding sel1 repeat family protein — translation MANANIPNPLLPPLHPPQYLLLFERLLSRLAQHNEGFIIGVDTHLRIHNLLNALADKPTTTYQLKYLLSPILATNPAQQIRFYQIFDEELQSYNLHVSSNAPAAPQNNNLNYNRSNNSKQQDANKHWFERISRLIPNWRQFLSGFGIAALFIAVLFFAWWLFFKNTSENPNENPLNLTKGSTANKTTLEPPPNTVQKLFHIEGINTDDFVQHNELADLDNNTFHRLKKYFPYLKWLILSGLLIWFIRREFNHFKNRKLLINIKPHTRHLPTEGQAANHTKSTTAQPIQYPPAVLQNSWPSFFTLAQKMRLRQQHPSNQFAIEQSIAATITHIGYPQLRYKLGSRQTEYLILIAQQPNTNNNHNNDHLHHWFGLWLQQLNAKQVFFETFTFNYQNPLFCQYGQSASNNNKPSQYYYQTNTIALAELCYRYPHHHILVLANASLLFNEPVSTIVQWAELLANWPQAAILSPIWTQQALQTAAKWQLPALPVHPNALAWPHLPVPKAILTPSNQAYILNQQPNAESLEQLKQQFPPFVFDVLCALAILPQLNWQYFRPLVNLISTHHDNNDNIEIKKSDEAAIWQSLLPLVSLPWLQQGNIPEIWRLALAPQLPVELSQLVRANLILWLAPNKNKTDEAEGAPNSTTHFFNHNWLITSAAGKNPDAAATNNETNHENSNSPSSSPSSSAAYHTSFYSNKKANNNTWALLQFRYLTPWWSVKNKRINWPWQQLAHWYRQYFPQWWQRVSLRTGLFLVVLAFIWQGFSWIEDGPAKIAADLAKAEQLYLNNQFDKSLAYMYHHRESPFFTSYANYLCADILLNGYGKLPADTTSALPFLLKAAQANNPEAAYLLGTWLADGIHFQEDHVQADALFAIAFSGLSEKVGTSAIAAKLLTEMYLRGRYGYVDQEAALQTLQIAVSKNYAQAQYLLGRLYYDGYAVNPSETEALNWFTKAAQLGYPPAMQALGTYLGMGIAGKKSNEEAIYWLVAALKAGDEGAANALSNFMQQHLAQNANNNEAQITALFAQIANAGFAPAQNKMGFAYEKGIGVDANLKTAFDWYLKAAEQGYLPAQMNLGYFYSHGLGITQNYTEAFKWYNQAAAAGNAEAQNNLAYLYDMGLGVAKNDQLALNWYMQAATQHNAVAQYNLGHLYLRGKGAAYNAKESFTWYKKAAEAGYAPAFTEIGYAYEYGIGVEPQFDEAINWYKKAKTANQPRAAALLDSLTEKVNQVRQDETPN, via the coding sequence ATGGCCAATGCCAATATACCTAACCCCTTGTTGCCGCCATTGCACCCGCCCCAATACCTGCTACTTTTCGAGCGATTACTGAGCCGGCTGGCACAACACAACGAAGGGTTTATTATTGGCGTTGATACGCATTTGCGCATTCATAATTTATTAAATGCCTTAGCCGATAAACCCACCACCACTTATCAGTTAAAGTACCTGTTGTCGCCAATTTTGGCTACCAATCCCGCACAACAAATTCGGTTTTACCAAATTTTCGACGAAGAGCTTCAAAGCTACAACCTGCATGTAAGCTCTAACGCCCCTGCTGCTCCTCAAAACAACAATTTAAACTATAATCGTAGCAATAATAGTAAACAGCAAGATGCCAATAAGCACTGGTTTGAAAGAATAAGCAGGTTGATACCCAACTGGCGGCAATTTTTATCCGGATTTGGCATTGCTGCCCTGTTTATAGCCGTGCTTTTTTTTGCTTGGTGGTTGTTTTTTAAAAACACATCCGAAAATCCAAACGAAAATCCACTCAATTTAACCAAAGGCAGTACCGCCAATAAAACCACCCTCGAACCACCCCCCAATACCGTACAAAAATTGTTTCATATTGAAGGCATTAATACTGACGATTTTGTACAACACAACGAGTTAGCCGATTTAGATAATAATACTTTTCATAGGTTAAAAAAATATTTTCCTTATTTAAAATGGCTAATTTTATCCGGATTATTGATTTGGTTCATCCGGCGCGAGTTCAATCATTTTAAAAACCGCAAACTTTTAATCAATATTAAACCACATACACGGCATTTGCCCACAGAAGGGCAGGCAGCAAACCACACCAAATCCACTACTGCACAACCCATACAATACCCGCCAGCAGTTTTGCAAAATAGTTGGCCTTCATTTTTTACCCTCGCACAAAAAATGCGTTTAAGGCAACAACACCCCTCCAATCAGTTTGCCATTGAACAGAGTATTGCAGCCACCATAACCCATATAGGATACCCGCAATTGCGTTATAAATTAGGAAGCCGACAAACCGAGTACCTAATTTTAATAGCTCAACAACCCAATACAAATAATAACCACAACAACGACCATTTGCATCATTGGTTTGGGCTGTGGTTGCAACAATTAAACGCAAAACAGGTTTTTTTTGAGACCTTTACTTTTAATTACCAGAACCCACTATTTTGCCAATATGGGCAAAGCGCATCAAATAATAATAAACCCAGCCAATATTATTACCAAACCAATACTATTGCCCTGGCCGAGCTTTGTTACCGCTACCCACACCACCATATTTTAGTGTTAGCTAATGCAAGTCTGTTGTTTAATGAGCCTGTAAGCACAATAGTGCAATGGGCCGAACTATTGGCAAACTGGCCTCAAGCCGCCATTTTAAGCCCAATATGGACGCAACAAGCCTTGCAAACCGCCGCCAAATGGCAACTACCTGCCTTACCTGTACACCCTAACGCGTTGGCATGGCCACATCTGCCCGTACCTAAGGCCATTTTAACGCCAAGCAACCAAGCTTATATACTAAACCAACAACCAAACGCAGAAAGTTTAGAACAGTTAAAACAGCAATTTCCGCCCTTTGTTTTTGACGTTTTATGTGCGTTGGCAATACTTCCTCAATTAAATTGGCAATATTTTAGGCCCTTGGTAAACTTAATTTCAACGCACCATGATAACAATGATAATATTGAGATTAAAAAAAGTGACGAAGCGGCTATTTGGCAAAGCCTGCTGCCTTTGGTTAGTTTGCCCTGGTTGCAGCAAGGCAATATTCCGGAAATTTGGCGTTTGGCGTTGGCACCGCAGCTACCGGTGGAGTTATCGCAATTAGTGCGGGCAAATTTAATCTTATGGCTGGCTCCCAATAAAAACAAGACAGATGAGGCAGAAGGAGCACCAAATTCAACAACCCATTTTTTCAACCATAATTGGTTAATTACAAGCGCCGCAGGTAAAAATCCGGATGCAGCAGCTACCAATAATGAAACGAACCATGAAAATAGCAATTCTCCATCATCATCACCTTCATCATCGGCGGCTTACCACACAAGTTTTTATTCAAATAAGAAAGCCAATAACAATACTTGGGCATTGTTACAATTTCGGTATCTTACGCCATGGTGGTCGGTAAAAAATAAACGCATCAACTGGCCTTGGCAACAGTTGGCGCATTGGTACCGCCAGTATTTTCCGCAGTGGTGGCAGCGGGTTAGCCTTAGAACTGGCTTGTTTTTAGTAGTTTTGGCTTTTATTTGGCAAGGCTTTTCATGGATAGAAGATGGTCCGGCAAAAATTGCTGCCGACCTCGCCAAAGCAGAGCAATTATACCTCAACAATCAATTCGACAAAAGTTTGGCCTATATGTATCACCATCGCGAATCGCCATTTTTTACCAGTTATGCCAACTATTTATGCGCCGATATTTTACTCAATGGTTACGGCAAACTTCCCGCCGACACAACAAGTGCCCTGCCTTTTTTGTTAAAAGCAGCCCAAGCCAACAACCCCGAAGCAGCTTATTTATTAGGAACATGGTTGGCTGACGGCATACATTTTCAAGAAGACCATGTGCAAGCAGATGCCCTGTTTGCTATAGCTTTTTCCGGATTGAGCGAAAAGGTTGGCACCTCGGCTATTGCAGCCAAACTCCTGACCGAAATGTATTTGCGAGGCAGGTATGGCTACGTTGACCAAGAGGCAGCATTGCAAACTTTACAAATTGCAGTAAGTAAAAATTACGCCCAAGCACAGTATTTATTAGGTCGGTTGTATTACGATGGTTACGCCGTAAACCCCAGCGAAACCGAAGCATTAAACTGGTTTACAAAAGCCGCGCAGCTTGGCTACCCGCCCGCAATGCAGGCTTTAGGTACTTATTTAGGAATGGGTATTGCGGGTAAAAAAAGCAACGAAGAAGCCATTTATTGGTTAGTAGCCGCCTTAAAAGCCGGAGACGAGGGGGCGGCAAATGCACTTAGCAATTTTATGCAACAGCATTTAGCTCAAAATGCCAACAACAACGAAGCCCAAATTACGGCCTTATTTGCACAAATTGCCAATGCAGGTTTTGCACCCGCACAAAATAAAATGGGCTTCGCCTACGAAAAAGGGATAGGCGTTGATGCCAATTTAAAAACCGCATTTGACTGGTATCTAAAAGCTGCTGAACAGGGCTATTTGCCTGCTCAAATGAACTTGGGCTATTTTTATAGCCATGGGCTTGGCATTACGCAAAATTATACCGAAGCTTTTAAATGGTACAATCAGGCGGCGGCGGCGGGCAACGCCGAAGCACAAAATAATTTAGCCTATTTATACGACATGGGTTTGGGGGTAGCAAAAAACGACCAACTGGCACTAAATTGGTACATGCAAGCAGCCACACAACACAACGCAGTTGCCCAATATAATTTAGGGCATCTATATTTGCGGGGCAAAGGTGCTGCCTACAACGCCAAAGAATCGTTTACTTGGTATAAAAAAGCAGCCGAGGCGGGTTATGCACCAGCTTTTACCGAAATTGGGTATGCTTACGAGTATGGAATTGGAGTTGAACCCCAATTTGACGAAGCCATAAACTGGTATAAAAAAGCAAAAACAGCCAATCAACCGCGCGCCGCTGCTTTATTAGACAGCCTGACAGAAAAAGTTAATCAAGTGCGGCAAGATGAAACACCAAACTAA
- the rpsB gene encoding 30S ribosomal protein S2 — protein sequence MEGLPQGIPQQELLDAGVHFGHLRKKWNPKMLPYIFMERKGIHIIDLAKTNEGLVRAAAALKQLARSGRRIMFVATKKQAKDIIAEAATRINMPFVTDRWLGGMLTNFSTIRKSIKKMNTIDKALAEGAVGLVKKERLMLEREREKLSKVLGGIANLNRTPSALFVVDISHEHLALAEAHKLNLTTVGIVDTNADPTLVDYAIPANDDASKSISIITNYIIAAIEEGLKEREQDQIDNPNNEEVEAEFSDERFSERGKDDEKDDRRRGGNRRRSGGDNNNSNDRQGGGNRGGGKRPPRG from the coding sequence ATGGAAGGTTTACCTCAAGGCATACCACAACAAGAGTTGTTAGACGCTGGCGTTCATTTTGGCCATTTACGCAAAAAATGGAACCCTAAAATGCTGCCCTATATTTTTATGGAACGCAAAGGCATTCATATTATTGACCTTGCCAAAACAAACGAAGGTTTAGTGCGTGCCGCAGCAGCCCTTAAACAGTTAGCTCGCTCGGGACGGAGAATTATGTTTGTGGCGACAAAAAAACAAGCAAAAGATATAATTGCCGAAGCCGCAACCCGCATTAACATGCCCTTTGTTACCGACCGCTGGTTAGGAGGCATGTTAACAAATTTTTCGACCATACGCAAGTCTATTAAAAAAATGAACACAATAGACAAAGCCCTTGCCGAAGGTGCTGTGGGTTTGGTAAAAAAAGAACGTTTAATGCTTGAACGCGAACGCGAAAAGTTAAGCAAAGTTTTGGGCGGTATTGCCAACCTAAACCGCACTCCCTCGGCATTGTTTGTTGTTGATATATCGCACGAACATTTGGCCTTGGCCGAAGCCCACAAACTTAACCTCACTACGGTGGGTATTGTTGATACAAATGCCGACCCAACTTTGGTTGATTATGCCATACCCGCAAATGACGATGCTTCAAAATCAATTTCAATTATAACCAACTATATCATTGCTGCTATTGAGGAAGGCCTTAAAGAACGCGAACAAGACCAAATTGACAACCCTAATAACGAGGAAGTTGAAGCGGAATTTTCGGACGAACGCTTTTCGGAACGTGGTAAAGACGACGAAAAAGACGACCGCCGCAGAGGTGGCAACCGCAGACGTAGTGGCGGAGACAATAACAACAGCAACGACCGCCAAGGGGGGGGTAACCGTGGTGGCGGCAAAAGGCCCCCACGCGGTTAG
- a CDS encoding elongation factor Ts has translation MAEVKITAALINELRQTTGAGMMDCKKALEETAGDFEAAIEYLRKKGQKVAAKRADREAKEGAAIALASADGKRGIALVVTSETDFVAKNADFVAFANQVAQLALEKYPATKEELLATSFDGSISLEERLAAEVGKIGEKIEVSKYQRLEGELVVPYIHAGNKIGVLVALNKQGNDAFITAGKDIAMQTAAMSPVALDESLVTPETIEKELEIYRDQARQEGKPENMLDKIAQGKLQRFFKDSTLLNQQFVKNNELTVRQYLKTIDKDLAATGFCRVAIGS, from the coding sequence ATGGCTGAAGTTAAAATTACAGCTGCCTTAATCAACGAGTTGCGCCAAACCACCGGTGCAGGTATGATGGATTGCAAAAAAGCCCTTGAAGAAACGGCGGGCGATTTTGAGGCGGCAATTGAATATCTAAGAAAAAAAGGCCAGAAAGTGGCCGCAAAACGCGCCGACCGCGAAGCTAAAGAAGGCGCTGCAATTGCCCTTGCATCTGCTGACGGCAAACGGGGTATCGCCTTGGTTGTAACAAGCGAAACAGACTTTGTAGCTAAAAATGCCGACTTTGTGGCTTTTGCCAACCAAGTGGCTCAATTGGCTTTAGAAAAATACCCCGCTACCAAAGAAGAGCTATTAGCCACCTCGTTCGATGGCTCAATTAGCCTTGAAGAGCGCCTTGCCGCCGAAGTTGGCAAAATTGGCGAAAAAATAGAGGTATCAAAATACCAACGTTTAGAAGGCGAATTGGTAGTGCCTTACATTCATGCCGGAAACAAAATAGGCGTATTAGTTGCACTAAACAAACAAGGTAATGATGCATTTATAACCGCCGGTAAAGATATAGCAATGCAAACTGCCGCCATGAGCCCAGTAGCCTTAGATGAAAGTTTGGTTACACCAGAAACTATTGAAAAAGAACTGGAAATTTACCGCGACCAAGCCCGCCAAGAAGGTAAACCCGAAAACATGTTAGACAAAATTGCCCAAGGTAAATTACAACGGTTTTTTAAAGATAGCACCTTGCTTAACCAACAGTTTGTGAAAAACAATGAGCTAACAGTACGACAATATTTAAAAACCATAGACAAAGATTTAGCTGCTACTGGATTTTGCCGTGTAGCCATTGGCTCGTAA
- the rpsI gene encoding 30S ribosomal protein S9, whose protein sequence is MEQFVAVGRRKAAIARVFLSPGSGSIIINDRTFEEFMPINYLRESVMQSLRTVEGEGKYDVKVNVNGGGIKGQAEAIRLGIARALVAMDSELKPALRSKGLMTRDPREVERKKSGLRKARKREQYSKR, encoded by the coding sequence ATGGAACAATTTGTAGCCGTAGGTCGTCGTAAAGCTGCCATTGCCCGCGTATTTTTATCGCCAGGCTCGGGGAGTATTATTATTAACGACCGCACTTTTGAAGAGTTTATGCCCATTAACTACCTTCGCGAAAGCGTAATGCAGTCGTTACGCACTGTAGAGGGCGAAGGAAAATATGATGTTAAAGTAAATGTTAACGGCGGTGGTATTAAAGGCCAGGCCGAAGCCATTCGCTTAGGCATTGCCCGCGCTTTGGTAGCTATGGACAGCGAACTTAAACCCGCCCTGCGAAGCAAAGGTTTAATGACGCGCGACCCCCGTGAAGTGGAACGCAAAAAATCGGGCTTGCGCAAAGCACGTAAAAGAGAACAGTACAGTAAACGCTAA
- a CDS encoding UMP kinase has product MTPSLYKRVLLKLSGEALMGSQQFGIDSERMLEYAEQIKEVVKFDQIQLSIVIGGGNIFRGISGEKMGIERATGDYMGMLATVINGLALQATLEKLGLYTRLVSAIEMQKVAEPYIRRRVVRHLEKNRVIIFAAGTGNPFFTTDTAAALRAIEINADIILKATRVDGIYTADPEKFPDATRYTNISFREALNKDLKVMDAAAFALCRENNVPIIVFDMNKKGNLRKVIQGEKIGTLVSK; this is encoded by the coding sequence ATCACGCCATCCTTATATAAGCGCGTATTGTTAAAACTAAGCGGCGAAGCACTTATGGGTAGTCAGCAATTTGGTATTGACTCGGAGCGCATGTTAGAATACGCCGAGCAAATTAAAGAGGTGGTAAAATTTGACCAAATTCAGTTATCTATTGTTATTGGCGGTGGCAATATATTTAGAGGCATATCCGGAGAAAAAATGGGCATCGAAAGGGCTACCGGAGATTATATGGGTATGTTAGCCACAGTTATTAATGGATTAGCTTTGCAGGCAACTCTTGAAAAATTAGGATTATATACTCGTCTTGTATCGGCTATTGAAATGCAAAAAGTAGCCGAGCCGTACATACGCCGCCGGGTGGTGCGCCATCTCGAAAAAAACCGAGTTATTATTTTTGCCGCCGGTACCGGAAACCCCTTTTTTACAACCGATACCGCCGCTGCCCTCCGTGCCATCGAAATCAATGCCGATATAATTTTAAAAGCTACCCGCGTTGATGGCATTTATACCGCCGACCCCGAAAAATTTCCCGATGCAACGCGCTATACTAATATTAGTTTTCGTGAGGCACTAAATAAAGACTTAAAAGTAATGGATGCTGCCGCCTTTGCCCTTTGTCGAGAAAACAACGTACCGATTATAGTTTTCGACATGAACAAAAAAGGCAATTTAAGAAAAGTAATACAAGGCGAAAAAATAGGCACTTTAGTTAGCAAATAA
- a CDS encoding glycosyltransferase — MLPQLVRETLHYATQINPLVELILIDDHSPDNSWAVIEALCKQYPGKVRGIRLAQNVGQHTAILTGLTQARGLWVALIDCDLQDNPAYLPLLHQTAQNTASDWVWVSRQHRTVNKYRKLGGQIFYFLFAALTRTNQNPNLANFGWYSQKVIKDLIQQTTELPPGAKFNFRAALSLLQGYKSHILDLEQTPRMAGKTNYSVWGLWQLAWQMFAAYAGKALKVCLVICFILCFMALFVAVLMAVSSASITASWQIAILFFSVLSVFFLVLLRSLNKINKRDNFVHNRFEIATVCG; from the coding sequence ATGCTACCTCAATTAGTACGCGAAACTTTACACTACGCCACCCAAATTAACCCTTTAGTAGAGCTAATTTTAATAGATGACCATAGTCCCGACAACTCGTGGGCTGTAATTGAAGCGCTGTGCAAACAATATCCCGGAAAAGTGCGCGGCATTCGCTTAGCCCAAAATGTAGGCCAACATACCGCTATTTTAACAGGACTTACGCAGGCGCGTGGCCTTTGGGTTGCCCTTATTGATTGCGATTTACAAGACAATCCGGCTTATTTGCCCTTGCTGCACCAAACGGCTCAAAACACGGCATCTGATTGGGTTTGGGTAAGCCGGCAGCATCGGACAGTTAATAAATACAGGAAATTAGGGGGTCAAATTTTTTATTTTTTATTTGCCGCCTTAACACGTACAAATCAAAACCCCAACCTTGCAAATTTTGGTTGGTATAGCCAAAAAGTAATAAAAGATTTAATACAACAAACAACAGAATTACCGCCTGGGGCAAAATTTAATTTTAGAGCTGCGCTTTCTTTGTTGCAAGGTTATAAAAGCCATATTTTAGATTTAGAGCAAACGCCACGTATGGCCGGAAAAACAAATTACTCGGTATGGGGTTTATGGCAATTGGCCTGGCAAATGTTTGCTGCCTACGCGGGTAAGGCCTTAAAAGTTTGTTTGGTTATATGTTTTATCCTTTGTTTTATGGCGCTGTTTGTCGCTGTATTGATGGCTGTTTCAAGCGCAAGTATCACGGCAAGTTGGCAAATAGCAATTTTATTTTTTAGCGTGTTGTCGGTGTTTTTTTTGGTTTTGTTGCGCAGTTTAAATAAAATAAATAAGCGCGATAATTTTGTTCACAACCGGTTCGAAATTGCAACGGTTTGTGGTTAA
- the rplM gene encoding 50S ribosomal protein L13 has protein sequence MDTLSYKTKSIRTEDVKANWWIIDANGMVTGRLCSQIATILRGKNKPSFTPHVDCGDHVIVINAEKVRFTGSKLHDKEYVSHTGYPGGQRFATPAQMLQRKPHFVIEHAVKGMLPKNRLGRRIIKKLFVYAGEQHPHAAQKPQIFEISK, from the coding sequence ATGGATACATTAAGTTATAAGACGAAATCAATTCGTACCGAAGACGTTAAAGCCAACTGGTGGATTATAGATGCCAACGGCATGGTAACAGGCCGTTTATGCAGCCAAATTGCTACTATTTTACGGGGCAAAAACAAGCCCTCGTTTACTCCCCACGTTGATTGCGGCGACCATGTAATTGTAATTAATGCCGAAAAAGTTCGCTTTACCGGCAGCAAACTACACGACAAAGAATATGTGTCGCACACGGGCTACCCCGGTGGGCAACGCTTTGCTACCCCAGCTCAAATGTTGCAACGCAAGCCCCATTTTGTTATTGAGCACGCCGTTAAAGGCATGTTGCCTAAAAATCGTTTAGGCCGCCGTATCATTAAAAAACTGTTTGTTTATGCCGGCGAGCAACACCCACACGCAGCCCAAAAACCTCAAATTTTTGAAATAAGTAAATAA
- the mnmE gene encoding tRNA uridine-5-carboxymethylaminomethyl(34) synthesis GTPase MnmE → MPAYHNLTDDTIAAIATPSGIGALGILRVSGAKALPIADAIFKLPNSKKNVELSALPSHTVHFGLLMSANGQILDEALATIFKAPHSYTGHDTVEFSCHGSPYILRQALAAILQQGARLAEPGEFTLRAFINGKRNLAQAEAVADLIAAESEGAHAVAMQQMRGGFALQLQAMRQSLIHFASLIELELDFAEEDVTFADRTQLKQLVTDLQQNIENLRSSFSLGNALKNGVNTVIAGRPNAGKSTLLNALLNEERALVSDIPGTTRDTIEEVLHINGVSFRLIDTAGIRQATDAIEVMGVQKTYQKIEQAAVLIYLFDAVLTTPAQVKDDLMQLPLPQSVSGLKCLVVANKLDAWQKQYPQNAAIDPLKYLPQTSNTNLNAEKTVEYVFLQISALNHQGLGQLRQTLYNLVLENQSLNNASQMVISNARHYEALLRASQALNEVQSGIKAKLTTDLLAHHLRDALYHLGSITGSEIVPDDILGSIFSKFCIGK, encoded by the coding sequence ATGCCGGCCTACCACAATTTAACCGACGATACAATAGCCGCCATAGCAACTCCCTCCGGAATAGGCGCTTTGGGCATTTTGCGAGTGTCGGGGGCTAAAGCCCTGCCTATTGCCGATGCCATTTTTAAACTGCCCAACTCCAAAAAAAACGTGGAACTATCGGCACTGCCTTCGCATACGGTACATTTTGGCTTGTTAATGAGTGCTAACGGGCAGATTTTAGACGAAGCACTTGCCACCATCTTTAAAGCACCCCATAGCTATACCGGCCACGATACCGTAGAGTTTAGCTGCCACGGCTCGCCCTACATTTTACGGCAAGCCTTAGCTGCCATACTGCAACAAGGTGCCCGCCTTGCCGAGCCGGGCGAGTTTACCCTGCGGGCTTTTATAAATGGCAAACGAAACCTTGCACAAGCCGAAGCCGTTGCCGACCTTATTGCCGCCGAGTCAGAAGGGGCACACGCCGTAGCCATGCAACAAATGCGCGGCGGGTTTGCCCTTCAACTGCAAGCTATGCGCCAAAGTTTAATACATTTTGCCAGCTTAATTGAACTTGAATTAGACTTTGCCGAAGAAGACGTAACCTTTGCCGACCGCACCCAACTAAAACAGTTAGTAACCGACTTGCAACAAAATATTGAAAACCTACGGAGTTCGTTTAGTTTGGGTAATGCTTTAAAAAATGGTGTCAATACCGTAATTGCCGGAAGGCCAAATGCCGGAAAATCAACCTTACTTAATGCCCTGCTTAACGAAGAACGTGCCCTTGTAAGCGATATTCCCGGAACTACCCGCGATACCATCGAAGAGGTACTGCACATTAATGGCGTTTCGTTTAGGCTAATAGATACTGCCGGAATTAGGCAAGCAACAGATGCCATTGAAGTAATGGGCGTGCAAAAAACCTACCAAAAAATTGAACAAGCTGCCGTTTTAATCTACCTTTTTGATGCCGTGCTAACTACACCCGCCCAAGTAAAAGACGATTTAATGCAATTACCTTTGCCGCAATCAGTATCGGGGCTAAAATGTTTGGTTGTTGCCAACAAATTAGATGCCTGGCAAAAGCAATACCCCCAAAACGCCGCCATTGACCCCTTAAAATACCTGCCGCAAACAAGCAATACGAACCTCAATGCCGAAAAAACAGTTGAGTACGTTTTTTTGCAAATATCGGCACTTAATCACCAAGGGCTTGGCCAACTACGGCAAACTTTATACAATCTTGTTTTAGAAAATCAATCCTTAAATAATGCCAGCCAAATGGTAATTAGCAACGCCCGCCACTACGAAGCACTTTTACGCGCCAGCCAAGCACTTAACGAAGTACAAAGCGGTATCAAGGCAAAACTCACCACCGATTTGTTAGCCCACCACCTTAGGGATGCACTTTATCATTTAGGAAGTATAACCGGCAGCGAAATTGTTCCGGATGATATTTTAGGCTCTATTTTTTCAAAATTTTGTATTGGCAAATAG
- the serC gene encoding 3-phosphoserine/phosphohydroxythreonine transaminase: MQSHNFCAGPAALPPQVYAQAAAAITNFNNTGVSILSISHRSEAFKAILYEALNTARELLQLPSADFELLLLPGGASQQFAMVPLNLLHPQGQAAYLVSGHWAKLAALEAQRIRPNCQIIDSAEAQQYRCLPQLPQNFNDKQQYTYLHLTTNNTIYGTQWATLPLVNCPIVADASSDLLAAPLQNIERLGFIYACVQKNIGAAGVTLVAIRKEFLQQSQKSGTQTNQQLPNIFNYQAHIKAKSLYSTPPVFSVYCTYLMLQWVKQQGLEQLARQNQLKAQTFYTELDENPLFEGHAHPQHRSKMNAVFTCKNPDLIPVFAQFAAQNQITGIDGHRTIGGFRISFYNAIPLKSVQYLTEIMQAFTQKYG, translated from the coding sequence ATGCAGTCTCATAATTTTTGTGCTGGGCCGGCAGCCCTTCCGCCCCAGGTTTATGCACAAGCCGCAGCCGCAATTACCAATTTTAACAATACCGGTGTTAGCATTTTATCTATATCGCACCGAAGCGAAGCATTTAAAGCCATACTTTACGAAGCACTAAACACGGCACGAGAGTTATTGCAATTACCCAGCGCCGATTTTGAGCTACTGCTTTTGCCTGGCGGTGCAAGTCAGCAGTTTGCCATGGTTCCGTTAAATTTGCTGCACCCTCAAGGGCAGGCCGCTTATTTAGTATCGGGGCATTGGGCAAAATTGGCCGCCTTAGAAGCACAACGCATACGCCCCAACTGCCAAATAATTGATAGTGCCGAAGCACAACAATACCGATGCCTTCCCCAACTGCCGCAAAATTTTAACGACAAACAACAATACACCTACCTTCACCTAACTACCAATAATACCATTTATGGCACGCAGTGGGCAACCCTGCCCCTTGTAAACTGCCCAATTGTAGCCGATGCCTCGAGCGATTTATTGGCTGCACCCCTGCAAAATATAGAACGCTTAGGCTTTATATATGCCTGCGTGCAAAAAAATATTGGCGCTGCAGGTGTTACCTTAGTAGCTATCCGGAAAGAATTTTTGCAGCAAAGTCAAAAATCCGGAACGCAAACTAACCAACAACTACCTAATATCTTCAACTATCAAGCACATATAAAAGCCAAATCTTTATACAGCACCCCTCCCGTTTTTTCGGTGTATTGCACGTATTTAATGTTGCAATGGGTTAAACAACAAGGCTTAGAGCAACTTGCCCGGCAAAATCAGCTAAAAGCTCAAACTTTTTATACCGAGTTAGATGAAAACCCCTTGTTTGAAGGCCATGCCCACCCACAGCATCGCTCAAAAATGAACGCAGTTTTTACTTGTAAAAATCCGGATTTAATACCTGTTTTTGCCCAATTTGCCGCTCAAAATCAAATTACAGGTATTGACGGACACCGAACCATTGGTGGGTTTAGGATTTCGTTTTACAATGCCATACCTTTAAAAAGTGTGCAATACTTAACTGAAATAATGCAGGCATTTACCCAAAAGTACGGATAA